The Sphingomonas sp. KR3-1 genome has a window encoding:
- a CDS encoding putative porin: MLSKSKRPFARTLVAALLGASALLSASAACAQDAPVSQNATVNLINKLVEKKVLTRAEADEMIAQAEAEANQARATAQVAQAAQSNAQTAIAAASPASAQPGTSVRYVPQFVRDQLKEEVKKEVLADARRDGLVAPDAVPAWTRSIRITGDLRVRDDAMFFDKNNALDFVNVAAINNGQPFNTDPSTNPYNPPILNSRRDRNYARIRARLGVEADIDKDLTAYFRLATGDQQGPVSTNANLGGYFGEKSIWLDRAYVDYRPVAGAHVLLGRMANPFRQRELVWDEDVNLDGAALSYEYGVGSSLKGFVLAGAFPLDFAGQDTPGTAISSIKDSGSTSKWLFAGQVGATWTASDSVTAGINAAYYHYKNIEGDLSPSCSNLADFCLTDYSRPGFSQRGNTLFALRDITTTDPTNTASPQYYGLASQFHVLAVSGDVDWALSDGIHLNLAGHFARNLGFDRAEALARGFNPNSGLSQIANNNEACSVTLVGGICPAGKSIFASGDTAWLVRATIGAPVVDRRGLWALTASYRHIEPDALLDAFTDSDFHLGGTNAQGWTIGGTYGLLHNTNIGARWMSAQELSGPPFKVDLLQVDLNVHF, encoded by the coding sequence ATGCTTTCGAAGTCCAAGCGCCCGTTCGCGCGCACTCTCGTTGCCGCCCTGCTCGGCGCCAGCGCGCTGCTCTCGGCGAGCGCCGCCTGCGCGCAGGATGCACCGGTATCGCAAAACGCCACCGTCAACCTGATCAACAAGCTGGTCGAGAAGAAGGTGCTCACCCGTGCCGAGGCCGACGAGATGATCGCCCAGGCCGAAGCCGAGGCAAACCAGGCGCGCGCCACCGCGCAGGTCGCGCAGGCCGCGCAGAGCAACGCGCAGACCGCGATCGCCGCGGCCTCGCCGGCATCGGCGCAGCCGGGTACCTCGGTCCGCTACGTGCCGCAGTTCGTCCGCGACCAGCTCAAGGAGGAAGTGAAGAAGGAAGTCCTCGCCGACGCTAGGCGCGACGGCCTGGTCGCCCCGGACGCCGTGCCCGCCTGGACGCGCAGCATCCGCATCACCGGCGACCTGCGCGTGCGCGATGACGCGATGTTCTTTGACAAGAACAACGCGCTCGATTTCGTCAATGTCGCTGCGATCAACAACGGCCAGCCGTTCAACACCGATCCTTCGACCAATCCCTACAACCCGCCGATCCTCAACTCCCGCCGCGACCGCAACTATGCGCGGATTCGCGCCCGGCTGGGCGTCGAGGCCGATATCGACAAGGATCTGACCGCCTATTTCCGGCTCGCCACCGGCGATCAGCAGGGGCCGGTCTCGACCAACGCCAATCTGGGCGGTTATTTCGGCGAGAAGAGCATCTGGCTCGATCGCGCCTATGTCGATTATCGCCCGGTCGCGGGCGCGCATGTGCTGCTCGGGCGGATGGCCAATCCGTTCCGCCAGCGCGAGCTGGTGTGGGACGAGGACGTCAATCTCGACGGCGCCGCGCTCAGCTACGAATATGGCGTTGGCTCCAGCCTGAAAGGCTTCGTGCTCGCCGGCGCCTTCCCGCTGGACTTTGCCGGCCAGGATACGCCCGGCACTGCAATCTCGAGCATCAAGGACAGCGGCAGCACCAGCAAATGGCTGTTCGCCGGGCAGGTCGGCGCGACCTGGACCGCGAGCGACAGCGTGACCGCCGGGATTAACGCTGCCTATTATCACTACAAGAACATCGAAGGCGACCTGTCGCCGTCCTGCTCGAACCTCGCCGACTTCTGCCTGACCGACTATTCGCGGCCCGGCTTCAGCCAGCGTGGCAACACGCTGTTCGCGCTGCGCGACATCACCACCACCGATCCGACCAACACCGCGAGCCCGCAATATTATGGCCTCGCCTCGCAGTTCCACGTCCTCGCCGTGTCGGGCGATGTCGACTGGGCGCTGTCGGATGGCATCCACCTCAACCTGGCCGGCCATTTCGCCAGGAATCTCGGCTTTGACCGTGCCGAGGCGCTGGCGCGCGGCTTCAACCCGAATTCCGGACTGTCGCAGATCGCCAACAACAATGAGGCCTGTTCGGTCACCCTGGTCGGCGGCATCTGTCCGGCGGGCAAGAGCATCTTCGCCAGCGGCGACACCGCCTGGCTGGTCCGCGCCACGATCGGCGCGCCGGTGGTCGATCGTCGCGGGCTGTGGGCGCTCACCGCATCCTATCGCCATATCGAGCCCGACGCGCTGCTCGACGCCTTCACTGACAGCGACTTCCATCTGGGTGGCACCAATGCCCAGGGCTGGACGATCGGCGGCACCTACGGGCTGCTGCACAACACCAATATCGGTGCGCGCTGGATGAGCGCGCAGGAGCTTTCCGGCCCGCCGTTCAAGGTCGACCTGCTTCAGGTCGATCTCAACGTCCACTTCTAA
- a CDS encoding biopolymer transporter ExbD — protein sequence MKIQSEAKPYDDINITPMLDLAFVLLVIFIIMTTASVQGIKVNLPKASSAASLESNTKAITIDDAGQVYFEAFPVSMTELEDRLRTQQAQTPDFPVVVKGDGQVQYAKVVEVLDLLRRLEITKFGLVTGKAKG from the coding sequence ATGAAGATCCAGTCCGAAGCCAAACCGTACGACGACATCAACATCACGCCGATGCTCGATCTCGCCTTCGTGCTGCTCGTCATCTTCATCATCATGACGACGGCGAGCGTGCAGGGGATCAAGGTCAACCTGCCCAAGGCGAGTTCGGCGGCGAGCCTGGAGAGTAACACCAAGGCGATCACGATCGACGACGCGGGCCAGGTCTATTTCGAGGCTTTCCCGGTCTCGATGACCGAGCTCGAGGACCGGCTGCGCACACAGCAGGCGCAGACCCCGGACTTCCCGGTGGTCGTCAAGGGCGACGGCCAGGTTCAGTATGCCAAGGTGGTCGAGGTGCTCGACCTGCTGCGGCGGCTGGAGATCACCAAATTCGGTCTGGTGACCGGCAAGGCGAAGGGCTGA
- a CDS encoding DUF2341 domain-containing protein, whose protein sequence is MKKQILSLALAATALVGWASPAAAWWDNGWAYRKAITVDTAAGGIAAAEKRFPVLVRLDSSNFRFEDAKPDGSDIRFVAQDDKTPLAFHIESFDPKIGLAMVWVDLAELPANGQAKLFLYYGSKDATAAASAPKSFDASYRAVFHFAGNLSDATANATVAQGQASFAAGAIGQGAQFTGAPLAIAASPATAVNPANGFSFEAWVKPATPSDATLYKTPEGFVIGLAQGMPYVAIGEQRAAATAAITDWSQVTVSANAEGAVLYVNGVEAARLAAPLPALTGAATIGEGFTGQIDELRLSGTARDAAWAKANFASQGRGGKLLAFGADEQPSGEGFGYFGVIFKNVTPDAWGVIGLLMIMSLISWVVMIAKGSYVGRASRADRAFQAMFAQRRGDVLSTGWQEQLSNSERRLLADSPRARIYAAGVAEFELASQEAHGGALAEETVEAIRASLDAQQVEETQKLNRWMVLLTIAISGGPFIGLLGTVLGVMITFAAIALAGDVNVNAIAPGVSAALLATVVGLFVAIPALFGYNYIASRNSEVTAGMQVFVDKLITRFADLHRRALRAQPAE, encoded by the coding sequence ATGAAGAAGCAGATACTGAGCCTCGCGCTCGCGGCCACCGCGTTGGTCGGCTGGGCGAGCCCGGCGGCGGCCTGGTGGGACAATGGCTGGGCCTATCGCAAGGCAATCACCGTCGACACCGCCGCCGGCGGCATTGCCGCTGCGGAGAAGCGCTTCCCGGTGCTGGTGCGGCTCGACAGCTCGAACTTCCGCTTCGAGGATGCCAAGCCCGATGGCAGCGACATCCGCTTCGTCGCGCAGGACGACAAGACGCCGCTCGCCTTCCACATCGAAAGCTTCGATCCGAAGATCGGCCTCGCGATGGTCTGGGTCGACCTGGCCGAGCTGCCTGCCAACGGCCAGGCCAAGCTGTTCCTCTATTATGGTAGCAAGGACGCCACTGCCGCCGCCTCGGCGCCCAAGTCGTTCGACGCGAGCTACCGCGCGGTGTTCCACTTCGCGGGCAATCTGAGCGACGCCACCGCAAACGCCACTGTCGCCCAGGGCCAGGCGAGCTTCGCGGCCGGCGCGATCGGCCAGGGGGCGCAGTTCACCGGCGCGCCGCTCGCCATCGCCGCCTCGCCCGCGACTGCGGTCAACCCGGCCAACGGCTTCAGCTTCGAAGCCTGGGTCAAGCCCGCGACGCCGAGCGACGCGACGCTCTACAAGACGCCGGAAGGCTTTGTGATCGGCCTGGCGCAAGGCATGCCTTATGTCGCGATCGGCGAGCAGCGCGCCGCCGCCACTGCCGCGATCACCGACTGGAGCCAGGTCACCGTCTCGGCCAATGCCGAGGGCGCGGTTCTCTACGTCAACGGCGTCGAGGCCGCCAGGCTTGCCGCGCCGCTGCCGGCGCTGACCGGCGCCGCGACGATCGGCGAGGGCTTTACCGGCCAGATCGACGAACTCCGCCTCTCGGGCACTGCGCGCGATGCCGCCTGGGCCAAGGCGAATTTCGCCAGCCAGGGTCGCGGCGGCAAGCTGCTCGCCTTCGGTGCCGACGAGCAGCCCTCGGGCGAAGGCTTTGGCTATTTCGGCGTGATCTTCAAGAACGTCACCCCCGATGCCTGGGGCGTGATCGGCCTGCTGATGATCATGTCGCTTATCTCTTGGGTCGTGATGATCGCCAAGGGCAGCTATGTCGGCCGCGCGAGCCGCGCCGACCGTGCCTTCCAGGCGATGTTCGCCCAGCGCCGCGGCGATGTGCTCTCCACCGGCTGGCAGGAGCAACTGAGCAACAGCGAGCGCCGCCTGCTCGCCGACAGCCCCCGCGCGCGCATCTACGCCGCCGGCGTCGCCGAGTTCGAGCTGGCTTCGCAGGAAGCCCATGGCGGCGCGCTCGCCGAGGAAACCGTCGAAGCGATCCGTGCCAGCCTGGACGCGCAGCAGGTCGAGGAGACGCAGAAGCTCAACCGCTGGATGGTGCTGCTGACGATCGCGATCTCGGGCGGTCCGTTCATCGGCCTGCTCGGCACCGTACTCGGCGTGATGATCACCTTCGCGGCGATCGCGCTGGCCGGCGACGTTAACGTCAACGCGATCGCGCCGGGCGTCTCCGCCGCATTGCTCGCTACGGTGGTCGGCCTGTTCGTCGCGATCCCGGCGCTGTTCGGATACAATTACATCGCCAGCCGCAACTCCGAAGTGACGGCGGGCATGCAGGTCTTCGTCGACAAGCTGATCACTCGCTTCGCCGATCTCCACCGCCGGGCGCTCCGCGCCCAGCCGGCGGAGTAA
- a CDS encoding ShlB/FhaC/HecB family hemolysin secretion/activation protein, whose protein sequence is MTAHPALAQEAPASAGEDAQASSGADARHVDINEYYVEGNTVLSDDEIERAVYPFLGPDKTLADVEGAKAALQKVYEARGLKTVFVEIPQQNVVGGRVRLLVTETRIGTVSVAGGKFTSDKQVTAALPSAATGSVPDLGKLSSELAALNSRSADRQVTPELKPGSQPGTIDVALTVEDKLPVHGGVELSNRYSRDTTRTRVQANLRWDDVLGTGQSASVFYAVAPERRKDSEVWVVSYGVPLSDSLRLDTTGLISNSDVATVGDTNVLGDGTSVTMALTKTLKGGPGFYHRISLSAAWKDFKEDTVFGAAVSKAPITYFPVSLEYSGSLADDHGTFGYDLATTFAFRGLGSDLADFDTKRYRATGGFAYLHGSVDYLYNLPLGMQLYTSANGQFASEPLVSNEQMALGGAGTVRGYLQSEAIGDNGVGASIELRSPSLDRFTGKVADELRLIAFADSGRVWLIDPLPEQQGSFGLFSVGGGLRLKLLHTLSGDLDVAVPLRDVGLTHAGDVRVHFRVSADF, encoded by the coding sequence ATGACGGCGCATCCTGCTCTTGCGCAGGAGGCGCCGGCAAGCGCCGGAGAAGACGCGCAGGCCAGCAGCGGCGCCGATGCGCGCCATGTCGACATCAACGAATATTATGTCGAGGGGAACACGGTCCTCTCAGACGACGAGATCGAGCGTGCGGTCTATCCGTTTCTCGGCCCCGACAAGACGCTCGCCGATGTCGAGGGCGCCAAGGCCGCGCTGCAGAAGGTCTATGAAGCCAGGGGCCTCAAGACCGTCTTCGTCGAGATTCCGCAGCAGAATGTCGTGGGCGGCCGGGTGCGGTTGCTGGTGACCGAGACCAGGATCGGCACGGTCTCCGTCGCGGGCGGCAAGTTCACCTCGGACAAGCAGGTCACCGCCGCGCTGCCCTCGGCGGCCACCGGCAGCGTTCCTGATCTGGGCAAGCTCAGCAGCGAACTGGCAGCGCTCAACAGCCGCTCGGCCGATCGCCAGGTGACGCCCGAGCTCAAACCGGGCAGCCAGCCCGGCACGATCGACGTGGCGCTCACGGTCGAGGACAAGCTGCCGGTGCATGGCGGCGTCGAGCTGAGCAACCGCTACAGCCGCGACACCACCAGGACTCGCGTCCAGGCCAATCTGCGTTGGGACGACGTGCTGGGCACCGGCCAGTCGGCTTCGGTCTTCTATGCCGTCGCGCCCGAGCGGCGGAAGGACAGCGAAGTCTGGGTCGTCTCCTACGGCGTGCCGCTGAGTGACAGTCTGCGGCTCGATACCACCGGGCTGATCTCGAACAGCGACGTCGCCACGGTGGGCGACACCAATGTGCTGGGTGACGGCACCTCGGTGACGATGGCGCTGACCAAGACGCTGAAAGGCGGCCCCGGTTTCTACCACCGCATCAGCCTGTCGGCGGCGTGGAAGGACTTCAAGGAAGACACCGTATTCGGCGCCGCGGTGAGCAAGGCGCCGATCACCTATTTCCCGGTCAGCCTGGAATATTCGGGTTCGCTTGCGGACGATCACGGGACGTTCGGCTATGATCTGGCGACGACCTTTGCGTTCCGCGGGCTCGGCAGCGACCTCGCCGATTTCGATACCAAGCGCTACCGCGCGACCGGCGGCTTCGCCTATCTCCATGGCAGCGTCGACTATCTCTACAACCTGCCGTTGGGCATGCAGCTCTACACGAGCGCGAACGGCCAGTTCGCCAGCGAGCCGCTCGTCTCGAACGAGCAGATGGCACTGGGCGGCGCCGGCACGGTGCGCGGCTATCTGCAGAGCGAGGCGATCGGCGACAATGGCGTGGGCGCGTCGATCGAGCTGCGCTCGCCTTCGCTCGACCGCTTCACCGGCAAGGTCGCCGACGAGCTCCGCCTGATCGCCTTCGCCGATAGCGGCCGGGTGTGGCTGATCGATCCGCTGCCCGAGCAGCAGGGCAGCTTCGGGTTGTTCAGCGTTGGCGGCGGGCTTCGGCTCAAGCTGTTGCACACACTGTCGGGCGACCTCGATGTCGCCGTGCCGCTCCGCGATGTCGGGCTCACCCATGCCGGTGACGTCCGCGTCCATTTCCGCGTTTCCGCCGATTTCTGA
- a CDS encoding FecR domain-containing protein, which yields MSHQADDVAPQDLAREAREWIDCVSAPEATRADTDAMLLWRARSPDHAEALRDAVRLHRRMRGARDAMRSEPAFAHLLQVAPPAKKPVLARRAFLGGALAASVGGVLLVRPPLGLWPSFAELRADYRTAPGEQRTLQLAQGLSVELNTRTSVARRQDSAAHRLALISGEVAVDAARPGMPAVIETAAAEARSGEGRFSVRLADSGTCVTCFAGTVEVADRRTGRLQLDSGQQVVVGDAGLGAVAAVDTRQVEAWRRGELVFTDRPLGEVVEEINRYRSGRIILTNAALGRIPVNAVFRLGAMDRALAQIQAVSRASARHLPGGIVLLG from the coding sequence ATGAGCCACCAGGCCGACGACGTTGCACCCCAGGACCTCGCACGCGAAGCGCGCGAGTGGATCGATTGTGTCTCGGCGCCGGAGGCTACGCGCGCCGATACCGATGCGATGCTGCTGTGGCGCGCGCGCAGCCCGGACCATGCCGAGGCACTGCGCGACGCGGTGCGCTTGCACCGCCGCATGCGCGGTGCGCGCGACGCGATGCGGAGCGAGCCCGCATTCGCGCATTTGCTCCAGGTCGCGCCGCCGGCGAAGAAGCCCGTGCTCGCGCGTCGGGCGTTTCTCGGCGGGGCATTGGCGGCGTCGGTGGGCGGCGTGTTGCTCGTGCGTCCGCCGCTTGGGCTTTGGCCTTCCTTCGCCGAGCTCCGGGCGGACTATCGTACCGCTCCGGGCGAGCAGCGTACGCTGCAGCTCGCGCAGGGGCTCTCGGTCGAACTCAACACGCGCACCAGCGTCGCGCGCCGGCAGGATAGCGCGGCGCATCGGCTGGCGCTGATCTCGGGTGAAGTCGCGGTCGATGCCGCGCGGCCGGGGATGCCCGCAGTGATCGAGACCGCCGCCGCCGAGGCGCGGAGCGGGGAAGGGCGTTTTTCCGTGCGTCTCGCCGATAGCGGTACCTGCGTCACCTGCTTTGCCGGTACGGTCGAGGTCGCCGATCGGCGCACCGGCCGCCTGCAACTGGACTCCGGCCAGCAGGTTGTGGTGGGCGATGCCGGCCTCGGCGCGGTGGCCGCAGTCGATACCCGCCAGGTCGAAGCGTGGCGGCGGGGCGAATTGGTGTTCACCGATCGGCCGCTCGGCGAGGTGGTCGAGGAGATCAATCGCTATCGCTCGGGCCGGATCATCCTGACCAACGCCGCGCTCGGGCGGATCCCGGTCAACGCGGTGTTCCGCCTTGGCGCGATGGACCGTGCGCTGGCGCAGATCCAGGCGGTCTCGCGCGCCTCGGCCAGGCACCTGCCGGGCGGCATCGTCCTGCTCGGCTGA
- a CDS encoding sigma-70 family RNA polymerase sigma factor produces the protein MSETTWHALRRLLVRDYALFRSRLARQVGSEELASEALQDTWLRLARGGQISDHLESPRGYLYRIAFNFARGRARSDRRRLEWLDIEEMLDPVDQAPGPAEIEEGRSDMRAMARALEEMPQRRREIFVLAWFEDLSPAQIADRYGLSPRMIQIELKQAREHIAERLEGRHVVDFAARRSKASEE, from the coding sequence ATGTCCGAAACGACCTGGCACGCGCTCCGACGCCTTCTCGTTCGCGACTATGCGCTGTTCCGTAGTCGGCTTGCCCGGCAGGTGGGATCGGAAGAGCTCGCGAGCGAGGCGTTGCAGGACACGTGGCTGCGGCTGGCGCGCGGCGGCCAGATCTCCGACCATCTCGAGAGCCCGCGCGGCTATCTCTACCGCATCGCCTTCAACTTCGCCCGCGGCCGCGCGCGGAGCGACCGGCGCCGGCTGGAATGGCTCGACATCGAGGAGATGCTCGATCCGGTCGACCAGGCGCCCGGGCCCGCCGAGATCGAGGAAGGGCGCTCGGACATGCGGGCGATGGCGCGTGCGCTGGAGGAAATGCCGCAACGCCGCCGCGAGATCTTCGTGCTGGCCTGGTTCGAGGATTTGTCGCCTGCGCAAATCGCGGATCGCTACGGCTTATCGCCGCGCATGATCCAGATCGAACTCAAACAGGCACGCGAACATATTGCCGAGCGTCTGGAAGGGCGGCATGTCGTCGATTTCGCGGCCCGGCGATCCAAGGCATCTGAAGAATGA
- a CDS encoding TonB family protein → MRTDLGASTRRWPMDRSVVAGILVSLAVHALLLLLVFGLRSGTPAATRPVERGGAGQSIDVALLGADAFERPAAATSLDKAEAESKAKDAGARQAGAESPDATVAAPTALAAAGPSSIATGSSTPAAPSLAIAAPAGAAQPLPDGAVSGTDYFQRLQKHVAGYRRTLVATGQPQGVVLVRFYVSRSGEISALRVSTSSGTELLDDEALAWILRARPMPAIPAGLPDRISFVLPLSFDRTPG, encoded by the coding sequence ATGCGCACCGATCTCGGAGCCTCGACGCGCCGCTGGCCGATGGACCGATCGGTGGTGGCGGGCATCCTTGTCTCGCTCGCCGTCCACGCGTTGCTGCTCCTGCTGGTCTTCGGCTTGCGCTCGGGGACCCCTGCCGCGACGCGCCCTGTCGAGCGGGGCGGGGCGGGGCAGTCGATCGATGTTGCGCTTCTTGGGGCGGATGCATTTGAGCGGCCAGCGGCCGCGACCTCGCTCGACAAGGCGGAAGCGGAATCGAAGGCAAAGGATGCCGGCGCGCGCCAGGCTGGCGCGGAGAGTCCGGATGCGACTGTAGCGGCGCCGACTGCGCTCGCGGCCGCTGGGCCTTCTTCCATCGCGACCGGGAGCAGCACGCCGGCCGCGCCGAGCCTTGCCATTGCGGCGCCCGCCGGCGCGGCGCAACCGCTTCCGGACGGTGCGGTGAGCGGCACGGACTATTTCCAGCGGTTGCAGAAGCACGTCGCTGGCTATCGGCGCACGCTGGTCGCCACCGGCCAGCCTCAGGGCGTCGTCCTGGTGCGCTTCTACGTCAGCCGCAGTGGCGAGATATCAGCGCTGCGCGTCTCGACCAGTTCGGGCACCGAATTGCTCGATGACGAAGCTCTGGCCTGGATCCTGCGCGCCCGGCCGATGCCGGCGATTCCCGCGGGGCTGCCGGACCGGATCTCGTTCGTCCTGCCATTGTCGTTCGACCGGACGCCGGGCTGA
- a CDS encoding TonB C-terminal domain-containing protein, which translates to MAHGIFIGGMVLGLCAVGPTFPDAALAQPVAASPQRAAPKVYLFNIPAQPLRSALLAYSNVVGNQIIYDSRLATNRRSQAVKGLFTAETALRMMIEGTNLTVLPTGSQDIMLAAVATVGAGETTTSAGDGAELTVVLDTLHVDVAPGVEDRPDFSAYAGRVRGRIKDALGRDPATQNRIYGARLELWVDGGGVVGRTKLIKSSGNDPLDAAIRRVLGEMRLDAPPKGMPLPIRIALIAI; encoded by the coding sequence ATGGCGCACGGCATCTTCATCGGCGGCATGGTGCTCGGGCTTTGCGCCGTGGGACCCACATTTCCCGATGCCGCCCTCGCACAACCCGTAGCGGCCAGTCCCCAACGCGCTGCGCCCAAGGTCTATCTGTTCAACATCCCCGCCCAGCCGCTGCGTTCGGCGCTGCTCGCCTACAGCAATGTCGTCGGCAACCAGATCATCTATGACAGCCGCCTGGCGACGAACCGGCGCTCGCAGGCCGTCAAGGGTCTGTTCACCGCCGAGACCGCGCTACGCATGATGATCGAGGGTACGAACCTCACCGTGCTGCCGACAGGATCGCAGGACATCATGCTCGCCGCCGTTGCGACGGTGGGGGCGGGCGAGACGACGACATCTGCGGGAGATGGCGCGGAACTGACCGTGGTGCTCGACACGCTGCACGTCGATGTTGCGCCAGGCGTCGAGGATCGGCCTGATTTCTCCGCTTATGCCGGCCGGGTGCGCGGGAGGATCAAGGACGCATTGGGGCGCGATCCGGCGACGCAGAACCGAATCTACGGCGCCCGGCTCGAGCTCTGGGTCGATGGCGGCGGGGTGGTCGGCCGGACGAAGCTGATCAAGTCTTCCGGCAATGATCCACTGGATGCGGCGATTCGACGCGTGCTCGGCGAGATGCGGCTCGACGCACCGCCCAAGGGGATGCCGTTGCCGATCCGGATCGCGCTGATCGCAATTTAG
- a CDS encoding BlaI/MecI/CopY family transcriptional regulator → MLNSLPPRERQIVDLLYERGAMAVADVCDALPDKLSASAVRAMLTRLEQKGFVQRAHSDRGYLFSPTMAERKASETALGHVVRTFFNGSTTNAASALLGMSEKLDDNDLDELEAMIAAARAKRGS, encoded by the coding sequence ATGTTGAACAGCTTGCCGCCCCGCGAACGCCAGATCGTCGACCTGCTCTATGAACGCGGCGCGATGGCCGTGGCCGATGTGTGCGATGCCCTGCCCGACAAGCTCTCCGCCTCGGCGGTTCGCGCGATGCTGACCCGGCTCGAACAGAAGGGCTTTGTGCAGCGCGCGCATAGCGACCGCGGCTATCTGTTCTCGCCCACCATGGCGGAGCGCAAGGCGAGCGAAACGGCGCTCGGCCATGTCGTGCGAACCTTCTTCAACGGCTCGACGACCAACGCCGCCAGCGCGTTGCTCGGCATGAGCGAAAAGCTGGACGACAATGATCTCGACGAGCTCGAGGCGATGATCGCCGCGGCCCGCGCCAAAAGGGGTAGCTGA
- a CDS encoding M56 family metallopeptidase, which produces MSVLLGLMLKSLVIAGVALVLLRLTRSRSAAERSLIAHLGLVGLVILPVATLVLPSLSLPMPDFVQSRPEAPAAHYVSQPAASPAAAEVPGATTTPVSVAQQPGFSLPQGWERYAYALPVLALLLLTALALLRLVRLRAEAEVLVDPVWLSALAHAQRRMGMKSGTALLVSDALPSPISWGLARPTILLSADALAATDEAEAIIAHELAHVSAFDWAKLMLARVATAIHWFNPLAWRLAREAHQLREEAADDAVLAANIDAPDYAQLLVRVARHESKGLLLGAHGVAPGKGSLKRRVGRVLDATLPRGRAQGSWIAGFGAGMLVMAAPLAALTVGATERHDSASGAVPRQETGGSTRFAEATALPERAHPAASAHAPMDPVPPRPAATPPSAQDREADRNDHARHALDSIVGAKAVGVTPEYVDALRRAAPQLGPVTLDDATGMRAVGVTPEYVRAMMATGLRIRSFDDIIGARAVGVDPAYVRRIVAAGYRGKLDDFIALASMGVSPDDVRRLHGAGMRVDVDTLVLTKHGSGPNPHPDPDSDPDTDN; this is translated from the coding sequence ATGAGTGTGCTGCTTGGCCTGATGCTCAAGTCTCTGGTGATTGCCGGCGTCGCCCTTGTCCTCCTTCGCCTCACGCGTAGCCGGTCGGCGGCGGAGCGTTCGCTGATCGCGCATCTCGGCCTGGTCGGGCTGGTGATCCTGCCGGTCGCCACGCTGGTGCTGCCCTCGCTCAGCCTGCCCATGCCCGACTTCGTCCAGAGCCGGCCGGAGGCGCCTGCCGCGCATTATGTCTCGCAGCCGGCGGCCAGCCCTGCGGCCGCCGAAGTGCCAGGGGCAACTACGACGCCGGTCAGTGTGGCGCAGCAGCCCGGTTTCTCGCTCCCGCAGGGCTGGGAACGCTATGCCTATGCGTTGCCCGTATTGGCGCTGCTGCTGCTCACCGCGCTCGCGCTTCTCCGCCTGGTGCGCCTGCGCGCCGAGGCCGAGGTGCTGGTCGATCCGGTATGGCTGAGCGCCCTGGCCCACGCCCAGCGCCGGATGGGCATGAAGAGCGGCACCGCGCTGCTGGTGAGCGACGCGCTCCCCTCCCCGATCTCCTGGGGACTGGCCCGCCCGACCATCCTCCTCAGCGCCGATGCGCTTGCCGCCACCGACGAGGCGGAGGCGATCATCGCACACGAGCTGGCGCACGTCTCCGCGTTCGACTGGGCCAAGCTGATGCTCGCCCGCGTAGCCACGGCGATCCACTGGTTCAATCCACTCGCCTGGCGGCTCGCCCGCGAGGCGCACCAGCTACGCGAGGAGGCAGCCGACGACGCAGTGCTCGCCGCCAATATCGATGCGCCGGACTATGCCCAGCTGCTCGTTCGGGTCGCCCGGCACGAGAGCAAGGGCTTGCTGCTCGGCGCGCACGGCGTTGCGCCCGGCAAGGGCAGTCTCAAGCGCCGGGTTGGCCGCGTGCTCGACGCGACCCTTCCCCGCGGGCGCGCCCAGGGGTCGTGGATCGCGGGCTTCGGCGCCGGCATGTTGGTGATGGCCGCCCCGCTCGCCGCGCTCACCGTGGGCGCCACCGAACGCCATGACAGCGCCTCCGGTGCCGTTCCGCGCCAGGAGACCGGCGGCAGCACACGCTTCGCCGAAGCGACGGCCTTGCCCGAACGGGCCCATCCCGCCGCAAGCGCGCATGCCCCCATGGACCCAGTGCCGCCGAGGCCGGCCGCGACGCCTCCGTCCGCACAGGATCGCGAGGCCGACCGGAACGACCATGCCAGGCACGCGCTCGATTCGATCGTCGGCGCCAAGGCAGTCGGCGTCACGCCCGAATATGTCGACGCGCTGCGCCGCGCCGCGCCGCAGCTCGGCCCGGTCACGCTCGACGATGCCACCGGCATGCGCGCCGTCGGCGTCACGCCCGAATATGTCCGGGCGATGATGGCCACCGGCCTGCGCATCCGCTCCTTTGACGACATCATCGGGGCCAGGGCAGTTGGCGTGGACCCGGCCTATGTCCGCCGCATCGTAGCCGCCGGCTATCGCGGCAAGCTCGACGATTTCATCGCGCTCGCCAGCATGGGCGTGAGTCCCGACGATGTCCGCCGGTTGCATGGTGCAGGCATGCGGGTCGATGTCGATACGCTCGTCCTGACCAAGCATGGCAGCGGGCCCAATCCGCACCCGGACCCTGATTCCGACCCCGATACCGACAACTAA